AAAACAAAATAAACTCATGAATCGATTGTTCACTTTATTCAAAGCAGTTTTTTTCTCCACAAGGCTGATTTTCCTGCAAAGTCTGCTCCTGTGTCTTTTCCTGAATATACACTGGACTCTGGCTGGTCAGAGTAAAAAAACTGCACCTGTTCTAAAAGCAGAAAATGACACTCCATTCGAATATGCCCTGGAAGATCGTCCAGATCCATTCGTACCCTTCATTTCTGAAAAAGCAACGGCTCCTGCGGTTGATATGAATGAAATAGTAGAAAAAGCTGAA
The DNA window shown above is from Desulfomarina profundi and carries:
- a CDS encoding pilus assembly protein PilP yields the protein MNRLFTLFKAVFFSTRLIFLQSLLLCLFLNIHWTLAGQSKKTAPVLKAENDTPFEYALEDRPDPFVPFISEKATAPAVDMNEIVEKAETLTGMQLFEPGQLTLVALLRKGTEDIAMVQDFTGKGYVIKEGIKIGRRGVVKDITSQNVIIEETAETRAGKKIITEVVMTLKKEGEE